The Lates calcarifer isolate ASB-BC8 linkage group LG6, TLL_Latcal_v3, whole genome shotgun sequence genome includes a region encoding these proteins:
- the LOC108890957 gene encoding tubulin alpha-1A chain isoform X1, protein MRECISIHVGQAGVQIGNACWELYCLEHGIQPDGQMPSDKTIGGGDDSFNTFFSETGAGKHVPRAVFVDLEPTVIDEVRTGTYRQLFHPEQLITGKEDAANNYARGHYTIGKEIIDLVLDRIRKLADQCTGLQGFLVFHSFGGGTGSGFTSLLMERLSVDYGKKSKLEFSIYPAPQVSTAVVEPYNSILTTHTTLEHSDCAFMVDNEAIYDICRRNLDIERPTYTNLNRLIGQIVSSITASLRFDGALNVDLTEFQTNLVPYPRIHFPLATYAPVISAEKAYHEQLSVAEITNACFEPANQMVKCDPRHGKYMACCLLYRGDVVPKDVNAAIATIKTKRTIQFVDWCPTGFKVGINYQPPTVVPGGDLAKVQRAVCMLSNTTAIAEAWARLDHKFDLMYAKRAFVHWYVGEGMEEGEFSEAREDMAALEKDYEEVGVDSIEGEGEEEGEEY, encoded by the exons ATG cGTGAGTGTATCTCCATCCACGTTGGTCAGGCTGGTGTCCAGATTGGCAATGCCTGCTGGGAGCTTTACTGCCTGGAACATGGGATCCAGCCGGACGGACAGATGCCCAGTGACAAGACCattggaggaggagatgattcCTTCAACACCTTCTTCAGTGAGACCGGAGCTGGAAAACACGTCCCCAGGGCTGTTTTTGTCGACCTGGAGCCCACTGTTATCG ATGAGGTGCGCACTGGGACCTACCGCCAGCTCTTCCACCCTGAGCAGCTGATCACCGGTAAGGAGGATGCTGCCAACAACTACGCCCGTGGACACTACACCATCGGCAAAGAGATCATTGACCTGGTGCTGGACAGGATCCGCAAACTG gctGACCAGTGCACTGGTCTTCAGGGCTTCCTGGTTTTCCACAGCTTCGGAGGTGGCACCGGCTCTGGTTTCACCTCCCTGCTGATGGAGCGTCTGTCCGTCGACTACGGCAAGAAGTCCAAGCTGGAGTTCTCCATCTACCCAGCTCCCCAGGTGTCCACCGCTGTGGTGGAGCCCTACAACTCCATCCTGACCACCCACACCACCCTGGAGCACTCTGACTGTGCCTTCATGGTAGATAACGAGGCCATCTACGACATCTGCCGTAGGAACCTCGATATCGAGCGTCCTACCTACACCAACCTGAACAGGCTAATTGGTCAGATCGTGTCCTCCATCACTGCTTCCCTTCGTTTCGATGGTGCCCTCAATGTTGATCTGACAGAGTTCCAGACCAACTTGGTGCCATATCCCCGTATCCACTTCCCCCTGGCCACCTATGCTCCTGTCATCTCTGCTGAGAAGGCGTACCATGAGCAGCTCTCAGTGGCTGAGATCACAAATGCCTGCTTCgagccagccaatcagatggtgAAATGTGACCCACGCCACGGCAAGTACATGGCTTGCTGCCTCTTGTACCGTGGTGATGTGGTGCCCAAAGATGTCAATGCTGCCATCGCCACCATCAAAACCAAGCGCACCATCCAGTTTGTGGACTGGTGTCCCACTGGTTTCAAGGTTGGCATCAACTACCAGCCTCCCACCGTGGTTCCTGGTGGAGACCTGGCCAAGGTCCAGAGGGCTGTGTGCATGCTGAGCAACACCACTGCTATTGCAGAGGCCTGGGCTCGGCTCGACCACAAGTTCGATCTGATGTACGCTAAGCGTGCCTTTGTTCACTGGTATGTGGGTGAGGGtatggaggagggagagttcTCTGAGGCCAGAGAGGACATGGCAGCTCTGGAGAAGGATTACGAGGAGGTCGGAGTCGACTCCATtgagggtgagggagaggaggaaggagaggaataTTAA
- the LOC108890957 gene encoding tubulin alpha-1C chain isoform X3, whose translation MRECISIHVGQAGVQIGNACWELYCLEHGIQPDGQMPSDKTIGGGDDSFNTFFSETGAGKHVPRAVFVDLEPTVIDEVRTGTYRQLFHPEQLITGKEDAANNYARGHYTIGKEIIDLVLDRIRKLADQCTGLQGFLVFHSFGGGTGSGFTSLLMERLSVDYGKKSKLEFSIYPAPQVSTAVVEPYNSILTTHTTLEHSDCAFMVDNEAIYDICRRNLDIERPTYTNLNRLIGQIVSSITASLRFDGALNVDLTEFQTNLVPYPRIHFPLATYAPVISAEKAYHEQLSVAEITNACFEPANQMVKCDPRHGKYMACCLLYRGDVVPKDVNAAIATIKTKRTIQFVDWCPTGFKVGINYQPPTVVPGGDLAKVQRAVCMLSNTTAIAEAWARLDHKFDLMYAKRAFVHWYVGEGMEEGEFSEAREDMAALEKDYEEVGTDSMGEDDDEGEEY comes from the exons ATG cGTGAGTGTATCTCCATCCACGTTGGTCAGGCTGGTGTCCAGATTGGCAATGCCTGCTGGGAGCTTTACTGCCTGGAACATGGGATCCAGCCGGACGGACAGATGCCCAGTGACAAGACCattggaggaggagatgattcCTTCAACACCTTCTTCAGTGAGACCGGAGCTGGAAAACACGTCCCCAGGGCTGTTTTTGTCGACCTGGAGCCCACTGTTATCG ATGAGGTGCGCACTGGGACCTACCGCCAGCTCTTCCACCCTGAGCAGCTGATCACCGGTAAGGAGGATGCTGCCAACAACTACGCCCGTGGACACTACACCATCGGCAAAGAGATCATTGACCTGGTGCTGGACAGGATCCGCAAACTG gctGACCAGTGCACTGGTCTTCAGGGCTTCCTGGTTTTCCACAGCTTCGGAGGTGGCACCGGCTCTGGTTTCACCTCCCTGCTGATGGAGCGTCTGTCCGTCGACTACGGCAAGAAGTCCAAGCTGGAGTTCTCCATCTACCCAGCTCCCCAGGTGTCCACCGCTGTGGTGGAGCCCTACAACTCCATCCTGACCACCCACACCACCCTGGAGCACTCTGACTGTGCCTTCATGGTAGATAACGAGGCCATCTACGACATCTGCCGTAGGAACCTCGATATCGAGCGTCCTACCTACACCAACCTGAACAGGCTAATTGGTCAGATCGTGTCCTCCATCACTGCTTCCCTTCGTTTCGATGGTGCCCTCAATGTTGATCTGACAGAGTTCCAGACCAACTTGGTGCCATATCCCCGTATCCACTTCCCCCTGGCCACCTATGCTCCTGTCATCTCTGCTGAGAAGGCGTACCATGAGCAGCTCTCAGTGGCTGAGATCACAAATGCCTGCTTCgagccagccaatcagatggtgAAATGTGACCCACGCCACGGCAAGTACATGGCTTGCTGCCTCTTGTACCGTGGTGATGTGGTGCCCAAAGATGTCAATGCTGCCATCGCCACCATCAAAACCAAGCGCACCATCCAGTTTGTGGACTGGTGTCCCACTGGTTTCAAGGTTGGCATCAACTACCAGCCTCCCACCGTGGTTCCTGGTGGAGACCTGGCCAAGGTCCAGAGGGCTGTGTGCATGCTGAGCAACACCACTGCTATTGCAGAGGCCTGGGCTCGGCTCGACCACAAGTTCGATCTGATGTACGCTAAGCGTGCCTTTGTTCACTGGTATGTGGGTGAGGGtatggaggagggagagttcTCTGAGGCCAGAGAGGACATGGCAGCTCTGGAGAAGGATTACGAGGAG